The DNA sequence GAGGTAGATCGTCAGGCGGGTGGCCGGTCCTTCCATCAGCGTCCCTTCCGGATCGCGCGGGTCGCCGTCAGCCCGGCGGTCACCGCTGCCAGGCACAGCGCCAGCGACGCCGCCACGTACAGCAGCGAACCCAGTATCCGCCCGGTCGTGGCCGCGTCGAGGGTGTCGGTCACGAACGTGGAGAACGTCGTGAAGCCGCCGAGGACGCCGACGCCGAGGAACGGCCGGAGCAGGTGGT is a window from the Amycolatopsis sp. cg9 genome containing:
- a CDS encoding CrcB family protein, with product MISVPATRWDVLLAIGAGGALGSLSRYGLSVAIPHARGEFAVATLLTNALGCLLIGVLMAFLTTTARPHHLLRPFLGVGVLGGFTTFSTFVTDTLDAATTGRILGSLLYVAASLALCLAAVTAGLTATRAIRKGR